In the genome of Drosophila yakuba strain Tai18E2 chromosome 3R, Prin_Dyak_Tai18E2_2.1, whole genome shotgun sequence, one region contains:
- the LOC6536349 gene encoding protein FMC1 homolog → MAGTKVLRSLLHELRQASPNGCIKDSLAARYILAQYKKFATTEQQVCKARNEATFLGQTYLTYLTSQRKYVELYKEFHGRGERSVRDTADLVGFKLPSDPK, encoded by the coding sequence ATGGCGGGAACCAAGGTGCTGCGCTCCCTGCTGCACGAATTGCGCCAAGCATCACCTAATGGATGCATCAAGGACTCGCTGGCCGCGCGTTACATTCTGGCGCAATACAAGAAGTTCGCCACCACGGAGCAGCAAGTCTGCAAGGCTCGCAACGAGGCGACTTTCCTGGGCCAAACCTACCTGACCTACCTGACCAGCCAGCGCAAGTACGTGGAGCTGTACAAGGAATTCCACGGGAGGGGCGAGAGATCCGTAAGGGATACCGCCGATTTGGTGGGCTTCAAGCTGCCCTCGGATCCCAAGTGA